The Humulus lupulus chromosome 3, drHumLupu1.1, whole genome shotgun sequence genome window below encodes:
- the LOC133824321 gene encoding uncharacterized protein LOC133824321 gives MNQAPPERPNELQAALLTLTNTQTQFMTETRSSIRNLETQVGQLANMLNNRPHEVFKKLHINIPFTEALEQMPTYVKFMKEILSKKIKMEDYETVALTKECSAILQRKLPQKLRDPGSFTIPCTIGKFKCKHALCDLGASINLMPLFVFRRLGLGEARPTTVTLQLADRSVKHPRGIIEDVLVKVDKFIFPTDFIVIDMDEDIDVPIILGRPFLAIGQALIDVQKGELKLRVQGDEVVFNFLKAMKCPVASDSCYSVDVIEKTISKRRVRSDALEAVLIGDEVDDDDAEMREYVNWINSYQPYRKKFEELAEGPEKPLTSIQQPP, from the exons ATGAATCAAGCTCCACCAGAAAGACCTAATGAATTGCAAGCTGCATTATTGaccctcaccaacactcaaactcaGTTCATGACAGAGACTAGATCTTCTATCAGAAATCTTGAAACACAAGTGGGGCAGTTGGCTAATATGCTTAATAACAGACCACATG aggtgtttaaGAAGCTGCATATCAATATTCCTTTTActgaggccttggagcagatgcccacTTATGTAAAATTCATGAAAGAAATTCTGTCtaagaaaataaagatggaagATTATGAAACTGTGGCGCTCACTAAAGAATGTAGTGCAATATTGCAGAGGAAGCTaccccaaaagttgagagatccaGGGAGCTTTACTATACCTTGCACAATTGGAAAATTTAAATGTAAGCATgctttatgtgatctgggggcgaGTATTAATCTGATGCCTTTATTTGTGTtcagaagacttggtttgggaGAGGCAAGGCCAACAACAGTTACTCTACAATTAGCAGATCGATCAGTGAAGCATCCACGGGGTatcattgaagatgttcttgtgaaggtggataagtttatttttcctACTGATTTTATCGTGATTGACATGGATGAGGATATAGATGTGCCCATTATTCTTGGTAGACCATTTCTAGCCATAGGCCAAGCTCTCATTGATGTTCAAAAGGGAGAGCTTAAACtcagagttcaaggagatgaggtggtatTTAATTTCTTGAAGGCAATGAAGTgtccggtggctagtgacagttgctatagtgtggatgtgatagagaAGACAATCTCGAAAAGAAGGGTGCGAAGTGATGCTTTAGAGGCAGTGTTAATAGGTGATGAggtagatgatgatgatgctgagatGAGAGAATATGTAAATTGGATCAATTCTTACCAACCATATAGGAAGAAGTTTGAAGAGTTAGCAGAGGGGCCTGAAAAACCATTAACATCCATTCAACAACCACCATAG